The following are encoded in a window of bacterium SCSIO 12643 genomic DNA:
- a CDS encoding tetratricopeptide repeat-containing sensor histidine kinase, translating into MRIIKSPILSYTPLIFSFLLSLIFQIGQAQNNHIDSLLKVSNEMKSQGTLDSSYAQVHYDLAMSYNGEENFDNAIAHSIEALKYVDQNTDLHFSINNSLGSFYLDKADYLGSLECFKKALAIAITLDDPIKQGVVHFNLSTHYDHSANRELSHSHLKKAYDLMIEAGDTTKTIHLLNSMAILNTEDGDYADAEDKYKRALALANTVEDPQLVSTTYNNYGKLFLAIDDTATALEYLKKSYAIDRVSGNQAENAVVTYNIAVIYKITNQPDSAIYYYNLAKQHSSNIQQLYYLQSINKSLFELYYQQEVYDTLPEIFAEYRQVSDSILSRENLKKYAEAQNEIELMTNQQELKLIQLTQKNDKQALILISLIAVLLVIVLMGSVIARNNLHKQKIVSENLYRQTNEQKVKIETQKQELQTKHEALEKNAEEKDRIMSLLAHDLRTPFSSIHSLNHLVTASGNLTDKQKEFLDTSNKVVHGGLDLISDILDIYKLENMESYDIDEINISMLLKNSMEKLTPIVTVKNQILTSDFDDEILFNTNREMIQSAVDNLLSNATKYSEKGKEIKLSAFKKDNELIIKIKDNGQGFKEEEKSIIFDRFNKFTRSTIRTEPSTGLGLFLVKSFVEKLNGTISVESESGKGSTFTLVFKEILD; encoded by the coding sequence ATGCGCATTATCAAATCCCCCATCCTATCGTATACACCACTTATTTTTTCGTTTTTATTGTCCCTGATTTTTCAAATCGGGCAAGCTCAAAATAACCATATTGACAGCTTGCTTAAGGTTTCGAATGAAATGAAATCTCAGGGCACATTGGATTCCAGCTATGCTCAGGTACATTATGACCTGGCTATGAGTTATAATGGGGAGGAAAACTTTGATAATGCAATTGCGCATTCAATTGAAGCGCTGAAATATGTAGACCAAAATACAGACTTACATTTTTCAATTAATAATTCTCTTGGAAGTTTTTATTTGGATAAGGCGGACTATTTGGGATCGTTAGAATGTTTTAAAAAAGCTCTTGCGATTGCCATTACGTTGGATGATCCGATCAAACAAGGAGTGGTTCATTTCAATCTATCTACACATTATGATCATTCTGCAAATAGAGAACTCTCTCACTCACATCTAAAGAAGGCATATGACTTAATGATTGAAGCTGGTGATACCACCAAAACAATTCATCTGTTAAATTCTATGGCCATATTAAATACTGAAGATGGAGACTATGCTGATGCGGAAGATAAATACAAACGTGCTCTGGCATTGGCGAATACAGTTGAGGATCCGCAGTTAGTTTCTACCACCTACAATAACTATGGAAAGCTGTTTTTGGCTATTGATGATACCGCAACAGCTCTGGAATACTTGAAAAAATCCTATGCAATTGATCGGGTATCCGGTAATCAGGCTGAAAATGCAGTGGTGACGTATAATATTGCTGTGATTTATAAAATCACCAACCAACCGGATAGTGCTATTTATTATTATAATCTTGCGAAACAACATAGTAGTAATATCCAACAACTGTACTACTTACAGAGTATTAACAAATCCCTATTTGAACTGTATTACCAGCAGGAAGTTTATGACACATTACCAGAGATTTTTGCGGAATACAGACAGGTTTCTGATTCCATTTTATCGCGTGAAAACCTGAAAAAATATGCAGAAGCGCAGAATGAAATTGAATTGATGACCAATCAACAAGAGTTAAAACTGATCCAGTTGACACAAAAGAATGATAAACAAGCATTGATCTTAATCTCCCTTATCGCTGTTTTACTGGTTATTGTGCTGATGGGTTCCGTGATTGCCAGAAACAATTTACATAAACAAAAAATTGTATCTGAGAATCTGTATCGACAAACTAATGAGCAAAAAGTAAAAATCGAAACTCAAAAGCAGGAACTACAAACCAAACACGAAGCTCTTGAGAAAAATGCGGAGGAAAAAGATCGGATTATGAGTCTTTTAGCACATGATTTACGTACACCTTTCTCATCTATTCACAGTTTAAACCATTTGGTTACTGCTTCCGGAAACCTAACAGATAAACAAAAGGAGTTTTTGGATACATCCAACAAAGTGGTGCATGGAGGTCTGGACTTGATTTCAGATATTTTAGATATCTATAAGCTGGAAAATATGGAGTCTTATGATATCGATGAAATCAATATATCCATGCTTCTGAAAAACTCCATGGAAAAGTTAACTCCTATAGTCACAGTAAAAAATCAGATTCTTACTTCTGACTTTGATGACGAAATTCTATTTAATACCAATAGAGAAATGATTCAAAGTGCCGTGGACAACTTACTTTCCAATGCCACCAAATATTCTGAAAAGGGCAAAGAGATTAAACTTTCTGCCTTTAAAAAGGATAATGAGTTGATTATTAAAATCAAGGATAACGGACAAGGATTTAAAGAAGAAGAAAAATCCATTATTTTTGATCGGTTCAATAAGTTTACCAGATCAACTATTCGAACGGAGCCATCCACCGGTTTGGGATTATTTCTTGTCAAAAGTTTCGTTGAAAAACTTAATGGAACTATTTCAGTTGAATCAGAAAGCGGTAAAGGTTCTACGTTCACTTTAGTTTTTAAAGAGATCTTAGATTAA
- a CDS encoding penicillin acylase family protein — protein MRKIFFGLFALIVIAALSILLYLKSTVKDYNQDIQLAHLQQPAEVVFDNYGIPHIYAQNDEDAFRMLGYVQASDRLFQLELLRRVGGGRLSEILGKDLIPADKYIRTVGLNENAKRAAIAFEKEAPEEVKKNVYAFIDGVNQYIQEGKTPIEFQIIGIPKTEFTLTDIYRILGYMGFSFSMELKNEPLYDWIYHNLGADYLNDLALTRSDLDVDIPSQIDSLPDTTDFTSISEHITSALEKLPIPVFYGSNSWVISGQKTKSGKVLFANDTHIGFAQPSVWHEVHMETPDLKLYGNFLAGVPYPLVAHNDHHSWGLTIFPADGTDLYRETIKDGKVLYKNEWTDLITRSETLNVKDQEPVIFEVTTTPHGPIISNLDQFKEDLSKPVSMWFVANHVTDRRIYAIAKLSTSKNFSDFKKAAEEIDSPGLNIMYGDIEGNIGWYGAAKLIHRPPHVSGKIILDGSTGKDDPLGFYDFSSNPHNINPDNNFVVSANNPPDSVNGIFFPGYYYRGARYQVIADRIAQKDDWDIDAMKELVMDDTSPFYPENVKIMANYIQPQTDAEKQVLEILTSWNGAHGPKQIGPTIYYKMIYNTLLHTLSDELGERKFGLMLATHMYLRSITPLLQNDSSKWWDDIHTDTIESEADVLNSVFSKTVTDLVTQLGDDPNLWYWNKVHFIEHPHPIGKKEPMDRVFNVGPFPAGGGEEVVNKIAFKLNPEGIYISRSGPAMRILLDFNDLENSISINPTGASGNFMNPHYDDQAAMYVNGQFRTQKMVRSDIMDQHEGVWKFTSK, from the coding sequence ATGCGAAAAATATTCTTTGGGTTATTTGCTTTAATTGTCATTGCGGCCCTATCCATTCTACTCTATCTAAAGTCTACAGTTAAAGATTATAATCAGGATATTCAACTGGCGCATTTGCAGCAACCTGCAGAAGTCGTTTTCGATAATTATGGCATTCCGCATATTTATGCGCAAAATGATGAAGATGCATTTAGAATGCTCGGTTATGTTCAGGCTAGTGATCGTTTATTTCAACTGGAGCTTTTAAGAAGAGTTGGTGGTGGTCGTTTAAGTGAAATTTTAGGGAAAGACCTCATCCCCGCGGACAAATACATCCGAACAGTTGGACTTAATGAGAATGCCAAACGTGCAGCAATCGCTTTTGAAAAAGAAGCTCCCGAAGAGGTAAAGAAAAACGTTTACGCTTTTATTGATGGTGTCAATCAATACATTCAGGAAGGTAAAACCCCAATTGAATTTCAAATTATTGGAATTCCAAAAACCGAATTTACTCTGACCGATATCTATCGTATTTTAGGATATATGGGATTTAGTTTTTCCATGGAACTCAAAAATGAACCTTTATATGATTGGATCTACCATAACCTGGGAGCTGATTACCTCAACGATTTAGCTCTAACGCGTTCTGATTTAGATGTTGATATTCCAAGTCAGATTGATTCGTTACCTGATACCACTGACTTCACATCTATCTCTGAGCACATCACTTCTGCATTAGAAAAGTTACCTATTCCTGTTTTTTATGGTTCCAATTCATGGGTTATTAGCGGTCAGAAAACAAAATCGGGAAAAGTGCTTTTTGCAAATGATACGCATATTGGATTTGCACAACCATCCGTATGGCATGAAGTTCATATGGAAACACCCGATCTTAAATTATATGGGAATTTCTTAGCTGGTGTTCCTTACCCTTTAGTCGCTCATAACGATCATCATTCCTGGGGATTGACCATATTCCCTGCTGACGGAACAGATTTATATCGAGAAACCATCAAAGATGGTAAGGTGCTTTACAAAAACGAGTGGACCGATTTAATTACACGTTCTGAAACATTAAATGTAAAAGATCAAGAGCCGGTTATTTTCGAAGTAACCACTACTCCACATGGTCCGATCATCAGCAATCTGGATCAATTTAAAGAAGATTTGTCCAAACCAGTTTCTATGTGGTTTGTTGCGAACCATGTGACTGATAGAAGAATTTATGCCATTGCGAAACTATCCACATCAAAAAACTTTAGTGATTTCAAAAAAGCTGCCGAAGAAATTGATTCGCCTGGACTTAACATTATGTATGGCGATATCGAAGGCAATATCGGTTGGTATGGTGCTGCCAAGTTGATTCATCGTCCGCCACATGTTTCTGGAAAAATCATTTTAGATGGTAGCACTGGAAAAGATGATCCATTAGGATTTTACGACTTTTCGTCTAATCCACATAATATCAATCCGGACAACAACTTTGTAGTTTCTGCAAACAATCCACCTGATTCGGTTAACGGAATTTTCTTTCCGGGATATTATTACCGTGGAGCCAGATATCAAGTGATTGCCGATCGAATCGCTCAAAAAGATGATTGGGACATAGATGCCATGAAAGAATTGGTGATGGACGACACTTCACCATTCTATCCGGAAAATGTAAAAATTATGGCCAATTACATCCAGCCACAAACAGATGCCGAAAAACAAGTCCTTGAAATTCTAACCTCCTGGAATGGCGCACATGGTCCGAAACAAATTGGACCAACGATCTACTACAAAATGATTTACAACACTTTACTCCATACACTTTCAGATGAACTTGGAGAACGTAAATTTGGCTTGATGCTCGCTACTCATATGTATTTAAGAAGTATTACACCTCTACTCCAAAACGATTCTTCAAAATGGTGGGATGATATTCATACCGATACGATAGAATCTGAAGCAGATGTTCTGAATAGCGTCTTTTCAAAAACGGTTACGGATTTAGTCACGCAATTGGGTGATGATCCAAATCTGTGGTATTGGAACAAAGTTCATTTCATTGAACATCCGCATCCGATAGGCAAAAAAGAACCGATGGACCGTGTTTTCAATGTGGGACCATTCCCTGCTGGAGGTGGTGAGGAAGTTGTAAATAAAATTGCTTTCAAACTCAATCCTGAAGGTATCTATATTTCCAGATCTGGTCCGGCAATGAGAATTTTATTGGACTTTAATGATCTCGAAAATTCCATTAGTATTAATCCAACTGGAGCTTCTGGAAACTTTATGAATCCACATTATGATGATCAGGCTGCCATGTATGTAAATGGTCAATTCCGGACTCAAAAAATGGTCAGATCAGATATTATGGATCAGCATGAAGGGGTTTGGAAATTCACATCAAAATAG
- a CDS encoding DUF1304 domain-containing protein: protein MQYIIQFLIALIAFIHIYILWFEMFAWNTRGKKVFKHFPDDLFEPTTTMAANQGLYNGFLAAGLIWTFFISNPEWKINVSLFFLSCVAIAGIYGAITAAKKIFFVQALPALISILLILITM, encoded by the coding sequence ATACAGTATATTATTCAATTTTTAATCGCACTCATTGCATTCATCCATATCTACATTTTATGGTTTGAAATGTTTGCCTGGAATACCCGTGGTAAAAAAGTTTTTAAGCATTTTCCGGATGATTTATTTGAACCTACTACCACTATGGCTGCAAATCAAGGTTTGTATAATGGCTTTTTAGCCGCAGGATTAATCTGGACATTTTTTATATCCAATCCTGAATGGAAAATAAACGTATCTCTATTCTTCTTGTCATGTGTGGCTATTGCTGGCATTTATGGGGCAATCACCGCAGCTAAGAAGATATTTTTTGTTCAGGCATTACCGGCCCTAATCTCTATACTATTAATTTTAATTACTATGTAG
- a CDS encoding DUF1272 domain-containing protein, producing MLELRPTCENCNRALPPDSEEAMICTYECTFCKTCVEEILENVCPNCGGGFEKRPIRPKGGLQKYPAGTRVVFKPIDFDQFSKRKQKNINIHPKDR from the coding sequence ATGTTAGAATTACGCCCCACATGTGAAAACTGCAATCGTGCACTTCCTCCGGATAGTGAGGAAGCCATGATTTGCACGTATGAATGTACATTTTGTAAAACCTGCGTGGAAGAAATCCTGGAAAATGTATGTCCGAATTGCGGTGGAGGTTTTGAAAAAAGACCAATTCGCCCAAAGGGTGGACTTCAAAAATATCCTGCTGGTACGCGAGTAGTTTTCAAGCCCATTGATTTTGATCAATTCTCAAAACGCAAACAAAAGAACATCAACATCCACCCTAAAGATCGATAA
- a CDS encoding DUF418 domain-containing protein produces the protein MNKRIVGIDVARALAVIGMIIVNFKMVFGHSGSETLYQISSIFDGKAAATFVVLAGVGIAFATKNLLAPEHTAQLISRRNKILKRALLLFVIGISYIPIWPADILHFYGVYIPITILLISKKSNIILWTAIALVFLFPVLMLFMDYESFWDFTNYEYNQFWTVKGFMYNLFFNGFHPVIPWTAFMLIGLWWGRNALHSIPFILKSMKISLGIFIGIQIISKTVIYLLADGQPEIAQELSEILGTSPMPPLPIYMISGASIAIFIISTCIYISQKFESHVIIKYLAQAGQLALTFYVAHVVLGMGLMETIYPNSLGTYTITFSMSYAVLFSLGCIVFAHLWLKRYKTGPLERMIHKVISM, from the coding sequence ATGAATAAGAGAATTGTAGGTATTGATGTGGCTCGAGCGCTGGCTGTTATTGGGATGATCATCGTTAACTTTAAAATGGTTTTTGGACATTCCGGTTCTGAAACATTATACCAGATTTCCAGTATTTTTGATGGTAAGGCAGCTGCCACCTTTGTTGTTTTAGCAGGTGTAGGAATAGCTTTTGCAACCAAAAATTTGTTGGCTCCGGAACATACAGCTCAGCTTATTTCGCGTAGAAATAAAATCTTAAAACGTGCCCTACTCTTATTCGTTATCGGGATTTCTTATATTCCAATATGGCCTGCAGATATCTTACATTTTTATGGTGTATATATTCCAATCACGATCCTGTTAATCAGTAAAAAAAGTAATATCATCTTATGGACGGCTATTGCTTTGGTCTTCTTGTTTCCAGTTTTGATGCTTTTTATGGATTACGAAAGTTTCTGGGATTTTACCAATTACGAATACAATCAATTCTGGACCGTTAAAGGTTTTATGTATAATCTTTTTTTTAATGGCTTCCATCCGGTAATTCCATGGACAGCGTTTATGCTAATAGGATTATGGTGGGGAAGAAATGCCTTACATTCTATTCCATTTATCTTAAAGTCTATGAAAATCAGTCTCGGAATTTTCATTGGCATCCAAATCATCTCTAAAACGGTTATTTACCTACTTGCTGATGGTCAACCGGAAATTGCTCAGGAGCTTTCAGAAATATTAGGCACCAGTCCAATGCCTCCCTTACCCATCTATATGATTTCAGGGGCATCTATCGCTATTTTTATTATTTCTACATGTATTTACATTTCACAAAAATTTGAATCTCATGTCATCATTAAGTATTTGGCTCAAGCCGGTCAATTGGCTTTGACATTCTATGTGGCGCATGTCGTGCTAGGTATGGGATTAATGGAAACTATTTACCCCAATAGTTTAGGCACCTACACCATTACATTCTCAATGAGTTATGCCGTTCTTTTTTCTCTGGGTTGTATTGTATTTGCACATCTGTGGTTAAAACGCTACAAAACCGGACCTTTGGAACGGATGATACATAAAGTCATTTCAATGTAA
- a CDS encoding SLC13/DASS family transporter, translating into MGDSRIASNKYIDNSQDILNIQQKVIYFLLSIIMAFGLTYWLSDPELDQAQVYVMFLLFLSIGLWVTEAVPPFAVGLFIVGFLIFALGSHYQKVDPENATEYVMKYVQTWSNSVIWLMLGGFFMAESMRQVGLDKTLFRVTISKFGTRPRYVLLGIMLVTAIFSMIMSNTATTAMMIAAILPFLDTLKKDAPFAKAMLIGIPAAASLGGMGTIIGSPPNAIAVEALNNHGIQFGFLEWMVIGFPTSLVLVFIFWLFLIQKYVPKVSTIDLSFLDHLDKESNSRIFQVKKRIVSSILLLTLLLWLTGNVHGIPASMISFLPIIALTMFGIVSGEEVRKLPWDTLMLVAGGLSLGLAIKETGLAEYYVSLLKDFDLNFYAMVLIFSVLTIVFSNFMSNTATATILIPIAIILAPNDPLTLPLVISLSASAALFLPISTPPNAIAFSTGRIDQRDFRHGGVLIGLIGPVIIILLVLLYIQWI; encoded by the coding sequence ATGGGAGATTCAAGAATTGCATCCAACAAGTATATTGATAACAGTCAGGATATTCTAAATATTCAGCAAAAGGTCATCTACTTCCTTCTCAGTATTATTATGGCTTTCGGTTTAACCTATTGGTTATCTGATCCGGAATTAGATCAGGCACAGGTATATGTTATGTTTTTACTTTTCTTATCCATTGGATTATGGGTGACCGAAGCAGTACCTCCCTTTGCAGTCGGGCTATTCATAGTGGGCTTTCTCATCTTCGCGCTGGGTTCTCATTATCAAAAAGTAGATCCCGAAAATGCCACTGAGTACGTCATGAAATACGTTCAAACCTGGTCTAATAGTGTAATCTGGTTAATGCTCGGAGGTTTCTTTATGGCAGAATCCATGCGACAGGTAGGATTAGATAAAACATTGTTTAGAGTCACTATTTCAAAATTCGGAACCCGTCCCAGGTATGTGCTTTTAGGGATCATGTTGGTCACAGCCATTTTTTCTATGATCATGTCTAATACGGCTACCACTGCCATGATGATTGCAGCGATATTGCCGTTTTTGGATACTCTCAAAAAAGATGCGCCATTTGCTAAAGCGATGCTCATCGGTATTCCAGCTGCGGCTTCTTTGGGAGGTATGGGAACTATCATTGGCTCACCGCCCAATGCGATAGCTGTGGAAGCTTTAAACAATCATGGAATTCAATTTGGTTTTTTGGAATGGATGGTGATCGGTTTTCCTACTTCACTGGTTCTCGTTTTTATTTTTTGGTTATTTCTCATTCAAAAATATGTTCCAAAAGTCTCCACTATTGATCTTTCATTTTTAGATCATTTGGATAAAGAGAGCAATTCAAGAATCTTTCAAGTCAAAAAACGGATCGTTTCCAGCATTTTACTTCTCACCCTACTCCTTTGGCTCACTGGAAATGTACATGGAATACCTGCATCGATGATTTCTTTTTTACCCATTATTGCTTTAACCATGTTTGGCATCGTATCTGGTGAGGAAGTACGTAAATTACCCTGGGACACTTTAATGCTAGTGGCAGGAGGCTTATCATTAGGATTAGCTATAAAAGAAACTGGATTAGCAGAATACTACGTCAGTCTGCTAAAAGACTTTGATCTCAACTTTTATGCAATGGTTTTAATTTTTTCGGTGTTGACTATTGTATTCTCTAATTTCATGAGTAATACAGCCACGGCTACCATTCTTATTCCAATTGCCATTATTCTGGCTCCTAACGATCCGTTAACACTTCCTTTGGTAATTAGTTTAAGCGCATCGGCTGCATTATTTCTACCGATCTCCACACCTCCAAATGCTATTGCATTTAGTACGGGAAGAATTGATCAAAGAGACTTTAGACACGGTGGTGTATTAATTGGGTTGATTGGTCCGGTTATCATTATTCTATTGGTTTTACTTTACATTCAATGGATTTAA
- a CDS encoding DUF2279 domain-containing protein, with protein sequence MKKALGILVLICCCLNGIAQQSIQVVNPDAVIAYANYPQDWRPDTLSSKRVKIVGISSAAFYGITMGGLYATWYSQYSTGKFHTFDDNGEWEGIDKVGHTLTAYQLSLYGREALWWSGMNNTRSTLYGAGYSMLYQTTIEVMDGFSEGWGFSWGDMAANTVGSGLYVAQQLTWKEQRFALKLSYSPSEYAQYRPNLLGSSWNERMLKDYNGQTYWLSGNVGSFLPSSSRFPRWINVAFGYGANGMIGGHENPTEIDGEPLPYFERYRQFYFSMDVDFTRIPTRSKFLKTVFIALSWVKIPFPAIEMNTKGEVIFQPLMF encoded by the coding sequence TTGAAAAAGGCGTTAGGAATACTGGTTTTGATATGTTGCTGTTTGAATGGAATAGCGCAGCAAAGCATACAGGTCGTTAATCCCGATGCTGTAATTGCATATGCCAATTATCCACAAGATTGGAGACCAGATACCTTAAGTTCTAAAAGAGTTAAAATTGTGGGTATTTCTTCGGCTGCATTTTATGGGATTACCATGGGAGGGTTATATGCCACATGGTACAGCCAATATTCAACTGGAAAATTCCACACTTTTGATGACAATGGAGAATGGGAAGGAATTGATAAAGTAGGGCATACTTTAACTGCATATCAATTGTCTTTATATGGGCGAGAAGCTTTGTGGTGGTCAGGAATGAATAATACCAGATCTACGTTATATGGTGCCGGATATTCCATGTTGTATCAAACCACCATTGAAGTTATGGATGGATTTTCGGAAGGGTGGGGTTTTTCCTGGGGAGATATGGCCGCAAATACTGTTGGAAGTGGACTATATGTAGCACAACAATTGACCTGGAAAGAGCAAAGGTTTGCCTTAAAGTTATCCTACAGTCCATCAGAATATGCGCAGTATCGTCCTAATTTATTGGGAAGCTCCTGGAACGAAAGGATGTTGAAGGACTATAATGGACAGACATACTGGCTATCTGGAAACGTTGGATCGTTTTTACCATCGTCTTCAAGATTTCCCAGGTGGATCAATGTCGCTTTTGGATATGGTGCGAACGGGATGATTGGTGGACATGAAAATCCTACCGAAATTGATGGAGAACCGCTACCATATTTCGAACGGTACCGACAATTTTATTTTTCAATGGATGTGGATTTTACACGAATTCCAACCCGATCTAAATTTCTGAAAACCGTATTTATTGCTTTAAGTTGGGTGAAGATTCCATTTCCGGCAATTGAAATGAATACCAAAGGAGAAGTGATTTTTCAGCCGTTAATGTTTTGA
- a CDS encoding efflux RND transporter periplasmic adaptor subunit, whose translation MKSIIKVLMVMFLGSYLLIACNPENSEDSHEHDHAGETDEQHEHSEGHEDKVHFTAQQFASLNMKVDTIRKKNLSTYVEANGQLEVPPQNEATVSTVIGANITDIKVIEGDQVSKGQILAYASHPDLIQLQTDYIDAWNQLEFKEEDYKRQKKLYEEKVGSGKEFQRVRASYQSLKGRVLGLEAQLKLLHLNPQNVLAGNISEKVAIKSPINGFVRLVEVKIGQYVAPQKELFEIVNIDHVHADFMVYEKDIALVKEGQMIAFNVESSKEKTIYAEIYSVGKNFEQDPKAVHIHAEIENKDGMLLPGMYIRGRIIVDDQKNLALPQAAVVREGNKYFIFTAQQENEGQVTEWEFKPIEVNVGVTDDDWVEIKPLQSIAANTLIAYNNAYYLMAEMKKGEAEHSH comes from the coding sequence ATGAAATCAATTATAAAAGTATTAATGGTTATGTTTCTGGGAAGTTATTTGTTGATAGCTTGTAATCCGGAAAACTCGGAAGATTCGCATGAACATGATCATGCGGGTGAAACTGATGAACAACATGAACACAGTGAAGGACATGAAGACAAGGTGCATTTTACGGCTCAACAGTTTGCTTCTCTAAATATGAAAGTAGATACCATTCGAAAAAAGAATTTGTCTACATATGTAGAAGCGAATGGACAGCTGGAAGTACCTCCACAAAATGAAGCTACAGTATCAACTGTAATTGGTGCAAATATCACCGATATTAAAGTTATTGAAGGAGATCAGGTATCTAAAGGACAAATATTGGCTTATGCAAGTCATCCCGATTTAATTCAATTACAAACGGATTATATTGATGCCTGGAATCAATTGGAATTTAAAGAAGAGGATTATAAACGCCAAAAGAAACTTTATGAAGAAAAGGTGGGTTCTGGAAAGGAGTTCCAAAGAGTACGTGCTTCCTATCAGTCTTTAAAAGGAAGAGTTTTGGGATTGGAAGCGCAACTGAAATTGTTGCATTTAAATCCCCAAAATGTTTTGGCTGGAAACATTTCTGAAAAAGTTGCGATTAAATCTCCAATTAATGGATTCGTACGTTTGGTTGAGGTGAAAATTGGCCAATATGTAGCACCTCAAAAGGAGTTGTTTGAAATTGTGAACATTGACCACGTTCATGCGGACTTTATGGTATATGAAAAGGATATCGCATTGGTAAAAGAAGGGCAGATGATTGCTTTTAATGTGGAGAGCAGCAAAGAGAAGACCATATACGCTGAGATTTATTCAGTAGGGAAAAACTTTGAACAAGATCCGAAAGCGGTTCATATTCATGCAGAGATTGAAAATAAAGATGGTATGTTACTTCCTGGGATGTATATCCGTGGACGAATTATTGTTGATGATCAGAAAAATCTGGCATTGCCACAAGCCGCTGTTGTACGAGAAGGGAATAAGTATTTTATCTTCACAGCTCAGCAGGAAAATGAAGGGCAAGTTACCGAATGGGAGTTTAAACCCATAGAAGTTAACGTAGGAGTAACAGATGATGATTGGGTGGAAATAAAGCCGCTTCAGTCTATCGCAGCCAATACTTTAATCGCGTACAACAATGCGTATTATCTAATGGCAGAAATGAAGAAAGGAGAGGCAGAACATAGCCACTAA